CCTTTTAATACCGGCTTAAATCTTCTTCAGTGAACAATCTGGTCGGGGCATTCATGAGCATGCCATCGTTTGCGGTTGCAGTTTCAGGAGACTGCACACCAGCAGCACCTAGCTTGATTTCACCCTTCTGGATGGAACCAAGAATTTTTAGGGCAACTGCGTGTTTGTCGTTGACTGTCTTAGGGGTTTCAAACTCCGACCTGCGGCCATAGAGGTTATAAGCCGAGATATCAACCGACAGAGTTTTGATCATGCCAGGCACAGTCGCCAGGGGGAGTTCATACCTCCCCCTGAGATAGCCGTCGATCACCTCGTCGGCATCGGCAATAATCCCGTCGACCACAGCGGTATCGATCTGTTCCAGAGCCTGGTCATCGGTTAACATGATCAGGGTCTGCTCGGGGATCCGCTTGCTCTTGATGTCGTCGACCGTGCAGTAAGGCATGGTTTATTGCCGCCTGGTGCAACTGGTCAGAGAGCGGCTAGCAGCGGAATATACCTTTTGCTTGGCCTTACCATAGGTGCTGCCCTGCGGGTTTGTGAATTCAAAGTCCGGCCCGCTGGCAACCTGGGTGCCATCCAGTTCCCATTTGACCGGTTCTGCTACGCCTGCAGCGGTGACCACCTCTGCACTGTAACCGAGATACCCATTGACTGAGCTGTGTTGCCCCTGGATATACCCCTTAGTTATCGCCTGCGTATTACATCCGGATGCAGCCTTGGCAGGTGCAAGGGCTTTCAGGTTCTGAATCGGGACGGCGGGCTTGCTCTGGTTGTCATAGAGGATCTTCTGGGTGGCAAAGGCAGAGACTGACGTCACGACCAGGAAGAGCAGTGTAAGTGAAAGCAATTTTTTCATGATTTCCTCCTGAAGATGTTGGTTTCCCGGTAGGAGCGGTTCGCGAACCGCCCCTACGGTTATTATTCTGGCGGAGTCAGTTCGGCGCGACGCTGTTCGATGGCTGCGATAACTGCCGAGCGCTTTTCATTGATGAGACATTTTTCAAGCGTTTCCAGATCCGGGATCCCAGCCGCAAGAATCACCGCAGTTTCTTCATCGATCTGGCTTTCGCGTTTTGCAATGGCATCAAGTACGCCTTTGCGCTCTTCCCCGTTCTTAAACTGCTGCAGCTCAGTAAGAGAACCGGCAGCCATGACCAGCTTGACGGTTTCAGCTACGTTAAGCTGAGGAGATGAAGGCGCTCCATTGTCAGTTAAAGATGTTTTCCCGGTAGCGGCTTTAACTACTTGCAGCCCGATCAGCCTGTTTGCCTCTTTGTCGTCCAGGTCAAACTGTTCCCCTGGAAAGAACGGTTCTTTACGGAGCTTGGTATCTACGTGGTAGCCTGGGTTGACTTCAACTCTCATAGATCAAGTTCCCCCTTAACAAACTGTCGCGTAGATGACGCACTCAGGCTGGAATAAAACTGGGAGCGGCCGGGATTCAACCTTGATCCACTTGCCGGAAGGATCTTTTTCATCCCAAGCTTTAGAGAAGAAGATGTTTGGCTCTTTACCGGAACCGACACCGGCCTCATCATCGAGATCAACTACCGGGGCGTAAAGTTCGGCAGCAGTATCGGCACCAATACCAACCAGGATGAAAGCATTGGCAGGGACCATTTCCTGGATATTGCCATCGGCATCTCGATATGTGCCGAAGTACTCGTCGATCTGAGTGCCGGCCAGGAAGGCAATGCGGCCTTCTTCGGCGATCTGTTTGCCTGCTGCCCACTTGAGCTTATCTCCCACCGCCTCGTTGCCGATCAAAGCGTCCATGGCGTCGGAGCCGCAGATAGCGACAAACTTGTCAACAGCAACTCTTTGGCTGATGTACTTTTTCCAGGCCCTGATATTGACGATGGGGTCGGTGCCACCTTCAGACCATTTCGAGCCGGCGGCAAGAACTGGCTTCTGAGCGGCCGGGAAGTTGTAGTCAACAATGACGGTGCCACTTTCATCAACTACCTGTCCGGAGAGACACTTTACCGCCATGAACTCGCGGGTACGGTCAACGTCACCACGCATATCAAACTGTTCATCTGCGACTTTTTCCTTCATCAGCTCCACGCCCTGTTCACCGGCTTTACGGGCGGCATCAAGTTTATCGGCGCCAATAAAGCGTTTTTCGGAAAAGCGCGGTGCTTCACAAGTGACGGTTTTGCGCTTAACGCCGTTGGTGACCTGAGCAGCATCAGTGACGCGGAGGTTTTTCAGTACCCGCTCGTTGGATGCCTTGATATCCCAGGCAAACATGCTGGAGAGCTGCCCCTTTTTGCGGCCAAAGACCAGGTCCAGAGCGCGGGTGGTAAATGGCCGCATCTTGTTGATGGCTATAACCAGGACGCGGGTTTTG
This sequence is a window from Geoanaerobacter pelophilus. Protein-coding genes within it:
- a CDS encoding gp436 family protein — protein: MPYCTVDDIKSKRIPEQTLIMLTDDQALEQIDTAVVDGIIADADEVIDGYLRGRYELPLATVPGMIKTLSVDISAYNLYGRRSEFETPKTVNDKHAVALKILGSIQKGEIKLGAAGVQSPETATANDGMLMNAPTRLFTEEDLSRY
- a CDS encoding major capsid protein; the encoded protein is MPRFSTMFTWLGLVLLAIIVCPVASMAGVPDTVTGAPLLFAGIVSMDQIFKTRVLVIAINKMRPFTTRALDLVFGRKKGQLSSMFAWDIKASNERVLKNLRVTDAAQVTNGVKRKTVTCEAPRFSEKRFIGADKLDAARKAGEQGVELMKEKVADEQFDMRGDVDRTREFMAVKCLSGQVVDESGTVIVDYNFPAAQKPVLAAGSKWSEGGTDPIVNIRAWKKYISQRVAVDKFVAICGSDAMDALIGNEAVGDKLKWAAGKQIAEEGRIAFLAGTQIDEYFGTYRDADGNIQEMVPANAFILVGIGADTAAELYAPVVDLDDEAGVGSGKEPNIFFSKAWDEKDPSGKWIKVESRPLPVLFQPECVIYATVC